GAAAATGCATTGGTGGCGTTGCATTGTCCGTTGAGCGCAACGATTCGCCGCTATCACTATGTGTTGGAGCAGGAGTTTGCGAAACACTCAAATTCTGCACAAATGCCGCCGCTGATCCTTGAGACTCTAATGCAAGTAATAATGACGATGGACCTCCGGGACCAGGATTGTCTAGGTCAATTCCGTGCCTATaaattgaagaacatttttataatttttaaagcaatgaCTTAgggaaataataaatcaaatagaatagaataaaatacCGATTAAAGAAATGAATCCGTAAGGATTTCATTGAACCTGCCCGGTAGCTACACAATGGACATGTTTTAACCAAATCGTGTTGTCCAACATGCTCGTTTTGAAAATGTGCCCGCATTGCAATCTGCCGCTGAAATCCTCTATTGCAAATGGGACAGTGGTAAGGCAACGTTTTAGTGTGTGTTGTAAAATGTTCAGCTAAGTGGTCCTTCCTgaagaacctaaaaaaattaaataaattttaatgtaattaattcttgaatttttgaatgttgTATTTTAAGCTTACCTTTTTTGGCATACTCGACATTCGTAAGGTTTGACTCCCGTGTGTCTCATTTTGTGCCTCCTCATATTGGCACCGTTCGAAAATTTCATGTTACAAACATCGCACTCGAACACTTTTCTTGATGAACTTTGTTGTTTAACCGGCTCTCCCGGCTGGCTAGCATCTGTTACCCCATTTGAGCTGTCCTGATCTTGCTCTTCTGGCACAGCCAGCCTAGAAGAGCTAGACAGGCATTGCACCATGTGCAGCAGAAGAGATGGACGTGAATTTGTTTCAAAGGTATCACATCGTtcacatcgaaaatttgttGAGGCACTTGTTCCTTCAGTTGCGATTGTTGAAGAAAGGACCTTTTCGTGTCCGTCAAAACTGTGTTCTTCTGGTTttattaaaacacttttttccaCAGTGCCCGAGTCAGCCATTCGactaaaagtaaacattttatttattttttagtaaaatatttcatataaataattgttaaattaaaatttaaaaaaactgaacttatttaaaataaatcctgAAGAAATTCTCCAAGTCTTTAGGGAAAAAAACTATTGGTGGAGAAAATTGACAAATCGAAAGTGatcacaaaacaaattatttgtttttgggaGGACAATGAACTACCCAGTCTCGGAATAATTGTAAAACAAGAATAAAACACATCTATGAAGATTGTTGCTTCTTTAAAGTCTAAATTGACTAAATCTGAAGCCAATGTTAAACCACAAGTACCATCAAAGCTAGAGTAGTTCAAATATATCGATCGAAATCTGAAGAATCGGGCGCTTTACACTGTATTTCGTATAAACTGAGCACATAATCACAAATTATGTTAAATGGATCAGTTTCACTTTCAATTAATATATATGTTGTACGGCATCAAGTACAGCAGCGCTTTAACTCCTTCTGAAGCAAAGGGCAGCAATAAGATTCTTCCACCTATCCCGATTTACCACAACTGCCCTCAGCTGTAGTCACGATACCTTGAGACcgagcctccttcaaaactgatgacctccaagttgtctttggtcttccaacgcgtttattaccctggggattccattggacggattgttttgctatattgtcgtcaggtttcctcagtgtatggcctatccaaccccatttccgttgcatgatgtctacgtTTTTTTGTCCGGTCCTATTCCACAGCTAAACGTTAGATATGTTTGCGGCCACcggatcttcagaatagagcgcagacaacggttaacgaaagcttgtagtctgctCGAAATATTGGCAGAccatttccatgtttcagaagcatataacagcactgatttgacgttggattcaaagagtttcaacttggtgcgttgtttattctactgttaacatccaggtccgttcggccatcgagagctataaaacttcctagataattaaactgctcgaccTGCTCTATGGTCCCGTGTCTaagaataacttgtgt
This window of the Eupeodes corollae chromosome 3, idEupCoro1.1, whole genome shotgun sequence genome carries:
- the LOC129950223 gene encoding zinc finger protein ztf-16 isoform X2 — encoded protein: MADSGTVEKSVLIKPEEHSFDGHEKVLSSTIATEGTSASTNFRCERCDTFETNSRPSLLLHMVQCLSSSSRLAVPEEQDQDSSNGVTDASQPGEPVKQQSSSRKVFECDVCNMKFSNGANMRRHKMRHTGVKPYECRVCQKRFFRKDHLAEHFTTHTKTLPYHCPICNRGFQRQIAMRAHFQNEHVGQHDLVKTCPLCSYRAGSMKSLRIHFFNRHGIDLDNPGPGGPSSLLLALESQGSAAAFVQNLSVSQTPAPTHSDSGESLRSTDNATPPMHFLTPHVEISMTENGEIFNNNQTEVYVDPLTKIKMSNEAASNAATPPPQGDQHLPTAECIAKTPTSTSNSNNVMVASPKSNNHHENHITPSISLIPIKQEPSNDETVDIKNLITTKNNIADSNNGDNESEMVSPNSRLSSLIKVSPLKSLLREDLKRRICARANNRINRSALLDNNNVMPNGAAQIGSCNSSSICNGTITSSGQDTDSSMNNRKQILPCLFCGIEFPDETLYFLHKGCHSESNPWKCNICGEQCNNVYEFNSHLLSKSHQ